Proteins encoded in a region of the Prochlorothrix hollandica PCC 9006 = CALU 1027 genome:
- a CDS encoding MBL fold metallo-hydrolase, producing MQLTYFGANSWFLEVGQLRILLDPWLVDSLTFGGQRWFFEVTNRYQPPIPRRIDLILLSQGLPDHAHRPTLEQLDRTIPVIGSASAAKLASQLGYTQVTTLKPGQGQTLGKGLEIRALAGAPVPQVENGYLLSQRRDGRKLYYEPHGFAAPELVNYGPVDVVISPVVNISLPLAGPIVKGKTTALGLAQQLKPHYFLPTAAGGDVDYTGILDRILTTEGSVAAFKAQVSAAGLATQVLDPKPGRPYGLRFPPAQRSLPGQAWVQWLQGAKT from the coding sequence TAACCTATTTCGGTGCAAACAGTTGGTTCCTAGAGGTGGGTCAACTGCGCATCCTCCTCGATCCGTGGCTCGTGGATAGCCTCACCTTTGGGGGACAGCGGTGGTTTTTTGAAGTCACCAACCGCTATCAACCCCCCATTCCCCGACGGATTGATCTAATTTTGCTGTCCCAAGGCTTGCCCGACCACGCCCACCGTCCCACCCTAGAACAACTCGATCGAACCATCCCCGTCATCGGTTCCGCCAGCGCTGCCAAGCTAGCTAGCCAACTGGGGTATACCCAGGTTACGACCCTCAAACCAGGGCAAGGGCAAACCCTGGGCAAGGGGCTGGAGATTCGGGCATTGGCCGGTGCCCCAGTGCCCCAGGTGGAAAATGGCTATCTGCTCAGCCAACGGCGGGATGGTCGCAAACTGTACTATGAACCCCATGGTTTTGCGGCTCCGGAACTGGTCAACTATGGCCCGGTGGATGTGGTCATCAGTCCGGTGGTTAACATCAGCTTGCCCCTAGCCGGACCTATTGTTAAGGGAAAGACCACCGCCCTGGGTCTTGCCCAGCAGTTAAAACCCCACTATTTTCTGCCCACTGCCGCCGGGGGAGATGTGGACTATACGGGCATCCTCGATCGCATCTTGACCACGGAGGGCAGTGTTGCCGCTTTTAAAGCCCAGGTCAGCGCAGCGGGCTTGGCAACCCAAGTCCTGGATCCCAAGCCAGGTCGGCCCTATGGGTTGCGGTTCCCTCCTGCCCAACGGTCTCTCCCAGGGCAAGCCTGGGTGCAATGGCTACAGGGCGCTAAAACCTGA